Proteins found in one Pontibacter sp. SGAir0037 genomic segment:
- a CDS encoding carboxylesterase/lipase family protein gives MRSLRSIILLIACTLGLAAFIYRAPGLDVVKTKAGLVEGVRNQAGDLVSFKGIPFAAPPVGDLRWKAPQPVKPWTGVRKADVFGPSPMQPEPAPFSMWSAEFLIPKEPISEDCLYLNVWTGAQSADEKRPVLVWIYGGGFNSGGSAVPIYDGEAMAQKGIVFVSLNYRVGPFGFLAHPALTEESGRNASGNYGLMDQVAGLQWVKENIAAFGGDPNNVTIAGQSAGSMSVNALVASPLAKGLFRKAIAQSGANFSRGSATLQQAEAEGVKLAQSLNAASLDELRKVPAKELLQKAQGMRGPVIDGYVLPNTIAAIFAAGEQNKVDLLTGWNEDEGLLFGPIQSAGEFRKQAAEQYGADAKTFLSFYPASTDAEAAASQLNLSRDMIFDVQNYTWANVQSEQEKNKVYVYRFTRDVPATGEYVKYGAFHTGEVPYAYDNLKFVVRPWEPLDHALAKTMSAYWANFIRTGNPNSKDLPQWPAYNKGKKQIMTFGKKAEAKPLPDGAALDFLHSKMSSR, from the coding sequence ATGAGAAGCCTCCGAAGCATCATCTTACTCATTGCCTGCACGCTGGGGCTGGCTGCTTTTATCTATAGGGCTCCTGGCCTTGATGTTGTAAAAACAAAGGCTGGTCTGGTAGAAGGTGTCAGAAATCAGGCAGGAGACTTGGTCAGCTTTAAAGGTATTCCCTTTGCGGCACCGCCTGTGGGAGATCTTCGCTGGAAAGCGCCGCAGCCGGTGAAGCCTTGGACGGGTGTGCGCAAAGCCGATGTCTTTGGGCCCAGCCCTATGCAGCCTGAACCGGCACCCTTCAGCATGTGGTCTGCAGAGTTCCTGATTCCGAAGGAACCTATCAGCGAAGACTGCCTATACCTGAACGTCTGGACGGGTGCCCAGTCTGCTGATGAGAAGCGGCCGGTGCTGGTATGGATCTATGGCGGCGGGTTTAACAGTGGCGGAAGTGCCGTGCCAATTTACGATGGGGAGGCCATGGCCCAAAAGGGCATCGTGTTCGTGAGCCTCAACTACAGGGTCGGTCCCTTTGGCTTTTTGGCCCATCCTGCGCTGACAGAAGAATCGGGCAGAAACGCATCAGGCAATTACGGCCTGATGGACCAGGTGGCAGGCTTGCAGTGGGTGAAAGAGAACATTGCTGCCTTTGGCGGTGATCCGAACAATGTCACCATTGCCGGTCAGTCGGCAGGCTCTATGAGCGTGAACGCGCTGGTGGCCTCGCCACTGGCAAAAGGACTGTTTCGGAAAGCCATTGCGCAGAGTGGAGCCAACTTCTCGAGAGGGAGCGCTACGCTGCAGCAGGCCGAGGCGGAAGGTGTAAAGCTGGCTCAGTCGTTGAATGCCGCATCTTTAGATGAATTAAGAAAGGTTCCTGCTAAAGAGCTTCTGCAAAAAGCACAGGGCATGCGCGGCCCTGTCATCGACGGCTATGTGCTGCCCAACACTATTGCAGCCATTTTTGCGGCTGGTGAGCAGAACAAGGTAGACCTGCTGACAGGCTGGAACGAAGACGAAGGCTTGCTATTTGGCCCGATACAGAGCGCAGGCGAATTCCGGAAACAGGCAGCCGAACAGTATGGTGCCGATGCCAAAACTTTCCTGAGTTTTTACCCTGCCTCCACAGATGCAGAGGCAGCAGCCTCACAGTTGAACCTGTCCCGTGATATGATTTTTGATGTGCAGAACTATACCTGGGCCAATGTGCAGAGTGAGCAGGAGAAGAACAAGGTATATGTTTATCGCTTTACCCGCGATGTACCGGCAACAGGTGAGTATGTGAAATACGGCGCCTTTCACACCGGCGAAGTACCATACGCCTACGATAACCTGAAGTTTGTGGTCCGCCCATGGGAACCTCTAGATCATGCACTGGCAAAAACAATGTCTGCCTATTGGGCAAACTTTATCCGCACCGGTAACCCGAATAGCAAAGACCTGCCTCAGTGGCCAGCTTATAATAAAGGCAAAAAGCAGATCATGACGTTCGGTAAAAAGGCCGAGGCAAAACCTTTACCTGACGGAGCAGCCTTAGACTTTCTGCACAGCAAGATGAGCAGCAGGTAG
- a CDS encoding serine hydrolase: MTLDRRQFLKQMGAGVAGIGFLSLMPDTLLAAPFKANNLPRSTPELQGISSEATLRFVEAVEKEQLGLHSLMVVRHGQVVAEGWWAPYAPELKHTLFSLSKSFTSTAIGFAVAEGKLKVTDKVVSFFPEDKPAEVSPNLAAMRIKDLLTMTTGHETDTLRPLLQETSGGWARKFLSLPVEWEPGTHFVYNTGATYMLSAILQKVTGQTVLAYLTPRLFQPLGMEGADWENDPDGINTGGYGLRVRTEDIAKFGQLYLQKGKWNGKQVLPAAWVEEATAYQVPNAPSTTPAHDWNQGYGYQFWRSRHNSYRGDGAMGQYCLVLPEKDAVIAITSETHDMQAILNQVWDILLPGLKPAALPQNATAQKALKQKLATLTLLPPKTSISSPIASKVSGKTYKVQENPLYIDTVSFIFNKDKATVKFKDGEAVHQIVCGLNEWVKGETQLPGSPPSFVPMQRKLPMPKEKVAAFGTWTSPDTFVMTWSFNQTPHTDTVTCHFEDKAVRLVFTDSIARKAPERKSERPVLVGQMMG, from the coding sequence ATGACCTTAGATAGAAGACAGTTTCTAAAGCAGATGGGAGCCGGAGTAGCGGGCATAGGCTTCCTTTCCCTAATGCCGGATACGCTCCTGGCGGCACCTTTCAAGGCAAATAACCTGCCCCGCAGCACACCTGAGTTGCAAGGTATTTCTTCTGAGGCAACACTACGTTTTGTAGAAGCAGTGGAAAAGGAGCAACTGGGATTACACAGCCTGATGGTGGTGCGGCACGGGCAGGTGGTGGCAGAGGGCTGGTGGGCTCCTTATGCGCCTGAACTGAAACACACGCTCTTCTCGCTGAGCAAGAGCTTCACTTCCACAGCAATTGGTTTTGCGGTAGCCGAAGGTAAGTTAAAAGTCACCGATAAAGTTGTCTCCTTTTTCCCGGAGGATAAGCCTGCTGAGGTAAGCCCGAACCTGGCGGCCATGCGCATTAAAGATTTGCTGACGATGACAACGGGGCACGAGACGGATACCCTGCGCCCATTGCTGCAGGAAACCTCCGGTGGCTGGGCGCGTAAGTTCCTCTCCTTGCCTGTGGAGTGGGAGCCGGGCACTCACTTTGTCTACAACACGGGAGCCACCTATATGCTGTCTGCCATACTTCAGAAAGTGACCGGGCAAACCGTGCTGGCATATTTAACGCCGCGCTTGTTCCAGCCGCTCGGCATGGAGGGCGCTGACTGGGAAAACGACCCCGATGGCATCAACACAGGCGGCTATGGTCTGCGGGTCAGGACCGAAGACATTGCCAAGTTCGGACAACTCTACCTGCAAAAAGGAAAGTGGAACGGAAAGCAGGTTCTGCCGGCAGCGTGGGTGGAAGAAGCGACTGCTTACCAGGTGCCGAATGCGCCAAGCACTACTCCCGCTCATGATTGGAACCAGGGCTACGGCTACCAGTTCTGGCGAAGCCGCCACAATTCCTACCGTGGCGATGGCGCGATGGGGCAGTACTGCCTGGTGCTGCCAGAGAAGGATGCCGTGATTGCCATCACAAGCGAAACCCACGATATGCAGGCCATCCTGAACCAGGTGTGGGATATCTTGTTGCCAGGCCTTAAACCTGCTGCTTTACCTCAGAATGCTACGGCTCAAAAGGCTCTGAAACAAAAGCTGGCGACGCTGACCCTGCTACCGCCCAAGACCAGCATCAGTTCACCTATTGCGTCCAAGGTCTCAGGCAAAACATACAAAGTGCAGGAAAATCCGCTCTACATCGATACTGTGTCCTTCATCTTCAATAAGGATAAAGCCACTGTAAAGTTTAAGGACGGCGAGGCAGTGCATCAGATTGTCTGCGGCCTGAATGAGTGGGTAAAAGGGGAGACACAGCTGCCGGGTAGCCCCCCTTCTTTTGTGCCGATGCAAAGGAAACTACCCATGCCTAAAGAGAAAGTAGCCGCCTTTGGCACCTGGACATCGCCTGACACTTTTGTCATGACCTGGAGCTTCAACCAGACCCCGCACACCGATACCGTTACCTGCCATTTTGAAGACAAGGCAGTACGCTTGGTGTTCACAGACAGCATCGCCCGGAAAGCACCCGAACGCAAATCCGAAAGGCCGGTGCTGGTAGGACAGATGATGGGGTAA
- a CDS encoding CitMHS family transporter gives MVALLGLLTILLLLVLVMTRTTSPVVALILVPIGTALLAGFTTEIVDFMTEGIKAIATTAVMFIFAILFFGVLMDAGTFEPIISRLLKAAGGHPPRITLVTAILAMIVHLDGSGAVTFLVTVPAMLPLYDALGMRRTTLATVVALAAGTMNIVPWGGPTIRAATALEVPVTQLFNPMLIPVLCGLATVLGISYWLGMKETKQIPVPIKPGIEAGLGAALKPTKLARPRLLWFNLLLIVLAIVVLISALAPPHLIFMVAFTLAISVNYPNLADQRERVDVHAKAALLMASILFAAGCFTGILKGAGMIDAMAAAAVDVIPASVGNHLALITGVLSMPASLLFDPDSFYFGVLPLLGTTATHFDGTAIEVGRAALLGQMTTGFPVSPLTGATFLLIGLTSIDLADHQRKTIPLAFLVTLVMLLVSLMLGVISF, from the coding sequence ATGGTGGCACTCCTTGGGCTCCTGACCATACTACTCCTCCTCGTGTTGGTGATGACCCGAACCACGTCGCCGGTAGTGGCTTTGATTTTAGTGCCAATCGGGACGGCTCTCCTGGCAGGCTTCACAACCGAAATAGTGGATTTCATGACGGAGGGCATAAAAGCCATCGCGACGACCGCCGTCATGTTCATCTTTGCTATCCTGTTCTTTGGGGTGCTGATGGATGCCGGTACCTTTGAACCGATCATTTCCCGCCTGTTGAAAGCGGCTGGAGGCCATCCGCCCCGCATTACGCTTGTAACAGCCATACTGGCTATGATCGTACACCTGGATGGTTCCGGTGCCGTTACTTTTCTGGTTACTGTTCCGGCCATGCTGCCTCTTTACGATGCCCTGGGTATGCGCAGAACCACGCTGGCTACCGTAGTGGCCCTGGCAGCCGGCACCATGAACATTGTGCCCTGGGGAGGGCCAACCATCCGGGCCGCCACTGCTTTGGAAGTGCCTGTTACGCAGCTGTTCAACCCTATGCTCATCCCGGTGCTGTGTGGCCTGGCAACGGTACTGGGAATTTCTTATTGGTTGGGGATGAAAGAAACAAAACAGATACCTGTGCCAATTAAGCCAGGTATAGAGGCAGGACTGGGGGCAGCGCTAAAGCCTACCAAACTGGCACGGCCGAGGTTGCTGTGGTTTAACCTGCTGCTTATTGTACTAGCTATCGTGGTGCTGATTTCAGCGTTGGCCCCACCGCATCTTATTTTTATGGTTGCCTTTACACTTGCCATTTCGGTCAATTACCCCAACCTGGCTGACCAGCGGGAGCGGGTAGACGTACATGCCAAAGCTGCCCTGCTCATGGCCAGTATACTGTTTGCTGCAGGCTGCTTCACCGGCATCCTGAAGGGCGCTGGCATGATCGATGCCATGGCCGCCGCAGCGGTGGATGTCATTCCCGCTTCCGTAGGGAATCACCTGGCCCTCATCACAGGTGTACTTTCAATGCCGGCCAGCCTGCTGTTTGACCCAGATTCTTTCTATTTTGGTGTATTGCCTCTACTAGGAACGACCGCCACACATTTCGATGGCACGGCAATAGAGGTAGGCCGGGCTGCCCTGCTGGGTCAAATGACCACAGGCTTCCCTGTGAGTCCTTTAACCGGGGCGACTTTTTTACTTATCGGCTTAACCAGCATTGATTTGGCGGACCATCAGCGAAAGACAATACCGCTGGCTTTTCTGGTCACGCTGGTCATGCTGCTCGTTTCCTTGATGTTAGGTGTTATCTCCTTCTGA